A single Metarhizium brunneum chromosome 5, complete sequence DNA region contains:
- the atnJ_1 gene encoding Aminotransferase atnJ: MIPFPPSPLANANGWPSGFDFSEVNGHVESKYSKETGQWTPLRFVASPYMSIHGMAPALNYGQQAAEGLKAFRGPGDSVVSIFRPDRNALRMQHSADVASMPRVPVDMFLQACRSVVALNAAFVPPHESGAALYLRPQLYGSSPHLSLSAPNEYTFCVFAVPTGIAHGADPVKALIIDEFDRTAPNGAGHAKLGGNYAPVLRWSDEAKCKGYGITLHLDSARHEEVDEFSTCAFIGITAHDGGDGVAITVPESRCIIESITSDSILQIARSYGWKTIKRPIKYTELPDFTEVIAAGTAASLVPVRSITRQNRSVTLPAKPNVRVDAEGETVTYIPDSRNEAGPICLKLLAALREIQLGKVKDEFGWRCLVTEDDMQIDGGAVHNGN, from the exons ATGATTCCGTTTCCACCATCACCTCTTGCCAACGCCAATGGCTGGCCCAGTGGTTTTGATTTCAGCGAAG TCAACGGCCATGTCGAGTCAAAATATTCCAAAGAAACAGGCCAATGGACGCCCCTACGTTTCGTTGCGAGCCCATACATGAGCATCCACGGCATGGCTCCAGCACTCAACTATGGTCAACAAGCTGCCGAGGGTTTGAAAGCCTTTCGCGGCCCTGGTGACTCAGTCGTGAGCATCTTTCGTCCCGACCGCAATGCTCTTCGCATGCAACATTCTGCCGACGTGGCCTCGATGCCAAGAGTGCCCGTGGACATGTTTTTACAAGCCTGCCGCTCTGTAGTTGCTCTGAATGCAGCATTTGTACCGCCTCACGAGTCTGGTGCCGCGCTCTATCTTCGACCGCAACTTTACGGCTCAAGCCCACACTTGAGCCTCTCTGCACCAAACGAGTATACATTTTGCGTTTTTGCCGTTCCTACGGGTATAGCCCACGGGGCAGATCCCGTCAAGGCCTTGATCATTGACGAGTTTGACCGCACGGCGCCCAACGGCGCAGGCCACGCAAAACTGGGCGGGAATTATGCGCCGGTTCTCCGGTGGAGCGATGAGGCAAAATGTAAAGGTTACGGCATAACGCTGCACCTTGACAGCGCGAGACACGAGGAAGTGGACGAGTTTAGTACCTGTGCCTTTATCGGGATAACAGCTCATgacggtggcgatggcgtggCAATTACGGTGCCAGAGTCTCGCTGCATTATCGAGAGCATCACGTCCGATAGCATCCTGCAGATTGCGCGGAGCTACGGTTGGAAGACGATAAAGAGGCCGATTAAATACACAGAGCTTCCGGATTTCACGGAGGTTATTGCAGCGGGCACCGCGGCATCTTTGGTACCAGTGCGGTCCATCACACGGCAGAACAGGTCCGTTACGTTGCCAGCGAAGCCAAATGTGCGTGTCGATGCTGAGGGGGAGACGGTGACATATATTCCCGACTCACGGAATGAAGCTGGTCCTATCTGCTTGAAGCTTCTGGCGGCACTCAGAGAAATTCAGCTGGGAAAAGTAAAGGATGAGTTTGGCTGGCGCTGTCTTGTGACGGAAGATGATATGCAGATCGATGGTGGTGCTGTTCACAATGGAAATTGA
- the atnA_1 gene encoding Nonribosomal peptide synthase atnA, producing the protein MPASRTIQMWLHGEHTVNFEQEIANYVHHLQNTAETDEKELTGVIDQKQRPRYPEKQEEMGTANDGQSLQRAGPSLWRDVDYEPFPDLPLYVQQPVPDRIQHQFEVGSLKATPALINASWALVSSRLKNSPHVIFGTTILPSEAAGKQDNISVWATDISPIRVSLSGHQNISEYLGAMEKQMADEGQHGKSRLNATEEQQLHTLLVHHTRTRGIRHCQTNGGKQSAHTYALVIETCPSENKMTFISSFDATVIKQWEVRKLLRRLEYVSIQIGNASPDQKLKDINMVTPDELDELWKLNATTPAQVNQCMYSMFEKKVQVQPNAPAICAWDGELSYGELYRLAKKLAFTLVGQGIGPEVLVPLCFEKSMWTAVAMLGVTMARGAYVLLDPSFPENRLHDVLGQVNARLMLSSASNQALSSRLVNNVIVISSDYFRSVDYEQGDEDHINKQATRQLPYCNPSSLLFLCFTSGSTGTSKGAMATHANVASALHHQASYLRLTPESRIFDFASYSFATTLANFFLAIYAGGCLCVPGEEDRRRRLPESITALRANVMEVTPTLARLLSPEDTPTLELIIFSGERSDQRDFERWWGSKVHVAHTYGSSECLFNSTINYQPPALEETLHIGHAVGAVAWVVDPDDYSELLPIGAIGELLLEGPIVGRGYLGNPEKTASVFINDPAWLLQGSSSQSGRHGRLYRTGDLVKFNGDGTLVFIGRKDTQVKVRGQRVELAEVEHWVQKCTPEAIHVAAEVIVPQTGKTRPFLAAFIQLGPEQHPQKNSSNAASKGSEFDPAGGIGVLPTSDSVEKRIAEQLPSYMVPTAFLTMRKLPTTNTGKLNRKQLRNIGASLPIERLAAMRASRRVMSGQVATEAEQCVQKLWSQVLNIDACNLGLEDNFFHLGGDSIAAMMMTREARKIGLKLTVADILRYPTIGQFAKHSISRSATESKEIEAFSLLGHRFDIASFLRVISSHYHDVDPARVQDVCPCTPLQEGLMSLALKQAGDYIMQVVIELAPDVRLNDLCTAWEQVTRATPVLRTRIVQHDHYGLVQIVLDEDIRWIHATGLENYQMSDKAHSMALGDPLTRYALVRDDAGKAKWLVWTVHHCLFDGWSMNLVAEAVHRAYLGKQIDNGPSFQSFIKYIQDQKDEALVDYWRRAMAGSECVPFPEPLPSTTQPVKAASNVEEFEFPRIQTSANVSTATLIRAAWALIAGRTTNSHDVVFGSTVSGRSAPVEGVESMVAPTFTTIPVRVTLPGNQRVSDYLDTVQQQSTDMIPFEQAGLHRIAKISPECRKACMFQTLLVIQPQDANSTDVMFGRWNWDDKQMTGMGTYAITLQVHLGSDTIMASAAFDATVIEPWVLKGLLRRLEFVMRQLNDAQNMTLSEVKTATAQDLNQIWEWNKVVPESVERCVHDIIDQKAQLQPHSPAVCAWNGSLTYGELGRLATILAGQLVSSGVEPGMVIPLCFHKSMWTTVSMLAVLKAGGAFVMLDCSVPQDYLQHLVRQVDARLILSSPDTQSIASRLCSDVIVVGPESLLNMKGKTFGPLPSIKPESVAYIVFTSGSTGNPKGVVIPHTSFSSAIHHQAGLLFNRGSRIFDFASHSFDAPIHNTLMILAAGGCLCVPRDEDRKDNLAASMASLRANVATLTPSVARTLSPEQVPELKSILFVGEMLHATDVAPWWGKADVVNIYGPTECTPVSTMNFLSARPQDAPCMGRGVGLVTWVVDPDNYDHLLPAGCIGELVLEGPLVGRGYLNDPERNAAVFIEDPKWLTLGTFSLPGRRGRLYKTGDLVRYNEDGTLTCIGRRDAQVKIRGQRVELGEVEQHVRACIPGVKQAAAEVIIPGGQGAVPTLAVFVAMDDATSRFPSRGRNGDSRRTPTSTASSGTNGTCNGTLVPQVIAISAQVENELARSLPAYMLPTVYFALEALPLNNSGKTDRRRLRQLGASFSAQQLAELRTCSDSHVQKRPPSTSAERELQRIWAGVLNINAATIGIDDSFLRLGGDSITAMQVSAAVRLSGVSISTAEILQKKTIALLAATPSAREIKPDPAVNPTNTAETDDGQPFRLSPIQQLYMQVHENPTCQPFDQSFLLELRASVSLVSVLRSIEAIVSRHPMLRARFSQTSQGAWQQHISSDILGSFHVCQEHTSESSASKANDGPISRCRQRLNIEDGPLVAAVLLQDTKSQSLFITIHHLVVDLVSWRILLQELEMLITKRPIYTQVITSFRTWCSLQAQYAASQLGPGEGHGKSTIQPSPLSYWGFDVIPARNSTLATSQFVLDKLSTDAIMGSCNEAFGTRPVELMITALAYSFSTVFTDRSSVSIFSEGHGREPWDDLVDLSHTVGWFTTIFPVHVPALGHENLLDATCRTKDFIRSFPKNGWSYFTSKFADKKAAAANISDFPVEVLFNYAGSYQQFERDDALFRNISMPNDPSTTFSTGLRQLALFDIEAHVDRGRFTVSCDFPDNIRHRDRIEAWVEQYQVTLKQLAKTLKDRPFQCTLSNFPMAFTSYEDINEFQRRLNSSWGITRVEDIDDVYPCTPLQKDMLKAQKKDSRKYRIELGVTIRGCQDKAVDLLRIEQAWVAVVRRHSLLRTLLVDDIPGTNEPMHIVLKDYVPKISHVEAAENVPLQARPRVVGYQKHVPQHHLSVYQCNGNVAQLQLEINHAICDGYSIDLLLRDFRSAYNRTLEPNGPLFGEYVKYIFKQRPWSTESKLHDEGSDDFVPCFIPVLGDSQDRKHSSTFRVDVPDMDTFKIRTFCAEWEITAATLIKTAWAIVLYKYTGLTSPCFGNLVSRRDAPVAEASNMFGPLMDLVPCRVDLDKEQKSVLQILRKLNAEFIHSLWNQTPSGTNVRQRSSKPFNTAISFQRAAPDLPLTDDGHSIFMCDWLDPVEWDIYVRVEDSTDTISVTLEFWQDKASQNAAVGVAKCLIAAISSITADPDKSLRAIL; encoded by the exons ATGCCCGCCAGTCGTACCATCCAAATGTGGCTGCATGGCGAGCACACCGTGAACTTTGAACAAGAGATAGCAAACTAT GTTCATCATCTCCAAAACACCGCAGAGACGGACGAGAAGGAGTTGACTGGTGTAATTG ACCAGAAACAACGCCCACGATATCCCGAGAAGCAAGAGGAGATGGGCACTGCAAACGATGGGCAAAGCCTGCAACGAGCGGGGCCATCCCTCTGGAGAGATGTTGACTATGAGCCATTCCCAGATCTCCCGTTGTATGTGCAGCAACCTGTGCCAGACAGGATACAGCATCAATTCGAAGTCGGTTCTCTAAAGGCCACACCAGCCTTGATCAACGCGTCCTGGGCCTTGGTCTCCAGTCGTCTCAAGAATTCACCTCATGTTATATTTGGCACCACCATCCTGCCAAGCGAAGCAGCTGGAAAGCAGGATAACATCAGCGTCTGGGCTACAGACATTTCTCCAATACGCGTGTCGCTGTCGGGCCACCAAAACATTTCCGAGTACCTCGGCGCAATGGAGAAACAAATGGCTGACGAAGGCCAGCATGGCAAGTCAAGGCTGAATGCTACGGAAGAGCAGCAACTACATACTCTGCTGGTTCACCACACGCGGACACGGGGCATCCGACATTGTCAGACCAATGGCGGCAAGCAATCCGCGCACACCTACGCGCTGGTAATAGAGACATGTCCCAGTGAGAACAAGATGACATTTATTTCGAGCTTCGATGCGACCGTCATTAAGCAATGGGAAGTACGGAAATTGTTGCGGCGGCTGGAATATGTGTCGATCCAGATTGGCAATGCAAGTCCCGACCAGAAACTAAAGGACATAAACATGGTGACGCCCGATGAGCTCGACGAACTATGGAAGTTGAATGCTACCACACCAGCACAAGTCAATCAGTGCATGTACAGCATGTTTGAAAAGAAGGTCCAGGTCCAACCCAATGCACCCGCTATTTGTGCCTGGGATGGAGAGCTGTCATACGGTGAGCTATATCGGCTTGCCAAAAAGTTAGCCTTCACACTTGTTGGCCAGGGCATTGGACCTGAAGTACTTGTGCCACTATGTTTTGAAAAATCCATGTGGACGGCGGTTGCGATGCTGGGAGTCACCATGGCAAGAGGAGCGTATGTACTGTTAGACCCATCATTCCCTGAGAATCGCCTCCATGATGTCTTGGGACAAGTCAACGCGCGGTTGATGCTAAGTTCTGCGTCTAACCAGGCGTTGAGCTCACGACTCGTGAATAACGTCATTGTTATAAGCTCCGACTACTTCAGGAGCGTGGATTACGAACAGGGGGACGAGGACCATATCAACAAGCAAGCGACTCGACAACTGCCGTACTGTAACCCATcatctcttctcttcttgtgCTTCACCTCGGGAAGCACAGGAACCTCCAAAGGCGCAATGGCCACACACGCGAATGTAGCGTCAGCTCTCCACCATCAAGCAAGCTACTTGCGCCTCACGCCAGAGTCGAGGATCTTCGACTTTGCATCATATAGCTTTGCTACTACACTTGCCAATTTCTTCCTGGCCATCTACGCGGGCGGCTGCTTGTGCGTCCCGGGCGAGGAGGATCGAAGACGACGGCTTCCAGAGAGTATAACCGCCTTGCGAGCCAACGTCATGGAAGTGACGCCAACTCTTGCTCGGCTTCTCAGCCCAGAAGACACGCCCACTCTGGAATTAATCATTTTCTCGGGCGAGAGGTCTGACCAGAGGGATTTTGAACGATGGTGGGGGAGTAAAGTACATGTAGCTCATACCTATGGAAGCTCAGAGTGTCTGTTCAACAGCACCATCAACTACCAGCCTCCTGCTCTAGAGGAAACTCTCCATATAGGACATGCCGTGGGAGCCGTTGCGTGGGTTGTAGATCCCGATGACTATAGCGAACTGTTACCAATTGGAGCAATCGGCGAGTTATTGCTCGAAGGGCCGATTGTTGGTCGTGGGTACCTGGGCAATCCAGAAAAGACTGCttccgtcttcatcaacgacccggcttggctgcttcaaggcagcagcagccaatcgggacgacatggccggcTCTACAGAACAGGAGACCTAGTCAAGTTCAATGGGGACGGAACCTTGGTCTTCATCGGCCGTAAAGACACACAGGTCAAAGTACGTGGACAGCGCGTCGAGCTTGCCGAGGTAGAGCACTGGGTGCAGAAATGCACACCAGAGGCAATCCACGTCGCTGCTGAAGTCATTGTACCGCAAACCGGCAAGACAAGGCCTTTCCTAGCGGCATTCATACAGTTGGGTCCGGAACAACACCCACAAAAGAATAGCAGCAATGCCGCGTCAAAGGGCAGTGAGTTTGATCCTGCTGGTGGCATTGGGGTTCTGCCAACATCCGATTCTGTTGAGAAACGCATCGCTGAGCAGCTGCCAAGTTATATGGTGCCGACGGCATTTCTCACTATGAGAAAACTACCCACGACGAATACCGGCAAGTTGAATCGAAAGCAGCTTCGTAACATTGGGGCGTCCTTGCCCATCGAGCGTCTGGCAGCCATGCGAGCATCCAGACGAGTGATGAGCGGACAGGTCGCCACCGAGGCCGAGCAATGCGTCCAGAAACTATGGTCTCAGGTACTCAATATTGATGCCTGTAACCTTGGTTTAGAGGATAACTTTTTCCATCTTGGAGGCGATTCTATTGCTGCAATGATGATGACTCGTGAAGCCCGCAAGATTGGCTTGAAACTAACAGTGGCCGACATCTTGCGGTACCCAACTATTGGTCAGTTTGCGAAACACAGTATCTCGCGGTCAGCTACAGAGTCAAAAGAAATTGAAGCGTTTTCTCTTCTCGGGCATCGTTTTGACATTGCTTCGTTTCTCCGAGTCATTTCTAGCCACTACCACGATGTTGATCCGGCCAGAGTACAAGATGTTTGTCCCTGTACTCCACTCCAGGAGGGCCTCATGTCCTTGGCGTTGAAACAAGCAGGAGATTATATTATGCAAGTTGTCATTGAACTGGCTCCCGATGTTCGATTAAACGACCTGTGTACGGCTTGGGAGCAAGTCACTCGTGCGACGCCCGTGTTGCGAACCAGAATTGTCCAGCATGACCACTACGGTCTGGTTCAGATCGTACTGGATGAAGATATTCGCTGGATTCATGCAACTGGCTTGGAAAACTACCAGATGTCAGATAAAGCACACTCAATGGCTTTGGGTGACCCACTCACTCGATACGCGCTCGTCAGGGACGACGCCGGAAAGGCGAAATGGCTTGTGTGGACAGTCCATCACTGCCTCTTTGACGGCTGGTCCATGAATCTGGTCGCGGAGGCAGTACACCGCGCATATTTGGGTAAACAAATCGACAACGGACCTAGTTTCCAATcctttataaagtatatacaaGATCAAAAAGACGAGGCACTGGTGGATTATTGGAGACGGGCCATGGCCGGCAGTGAATGTGTCCCCTTCCCGGAGCCTCTTCCATCCACGACACAACCAGTGAAAGCGGCTAGCAACGTTGAAGAATTCGAATTTCCACGGATTCAAACCTCAGCCAATGTTTCCACCGCAACACTGATCCGTGCGGCGTGGGCCTTGATCGCTGGGCGAACCACCAACTCGCACGACGTGGTGTTTGGCTCAACAGTGTCGGGACGAAGCGCACCGGTTGAGGGCGTCGAGTCAATGGTGGCACCAACTTTCACAACCATTCCTGTGAGAGTGACTTTGCCCGGAAATCAGAGAGTTTCAGACTACTTGGATACAGTCCAGCAGCAGTCCACAGACATGATACCCTTTGAGCAGGCGGGCTTGCACCGAATTGCCAAGATATCACCCGAGTGCCGGAAAGCTTGCATGTTCCAGACTCTGCTTGTTATCCAACCGCAGGATGCAAACAGTACCGATGTCATGTTTGGAAGATGGAACTGGGACGACAAACAAATGACGGGTATGGGTACATATGCCATTACTCTGCAAGTCCATCTGGGTTCGGACACCATCATGGCGTCTGCTGCCTTTGACGCCACAGTGATTGAGCCATGGGTGCTTAAAGGGCTGCTAAGAAGACTCGAATTTGTGATGCGCCAGCTGAATGATGCACAGAACATGACTTTGTCAGAAGTGAAGACGGCAACGGCCCAGGATCTCAACCAAATATGGGAGTGGAACAAGGTCGTTCCAGAGTCTGTGGAGCGATGCGTCCACGACATAATTGACCAAAAGGCACAATTACAACCCCATTCCCCTGCCGTGTGTGCTTGGAATGGCAGCCTGACATATGGTGAACTGGGTCGACTCGCAACAATATTGGCGGGCCAGCTTGTCTCGTCGGGTGTCGAGCCAGGCATGGTCATCCCATTGTGCTTCCACAAGTCCATGTGGACAACTGTTTCGATGCTTGCCGTTCTGAAGGCTGGTGGCGCTTTCGTCATGCTAGACTGCTCTGTTCCGCAAGACTATCTCCAGCATCTTGTGCGGCAGGTTGACGCCCGCCTAATTTTATCGTCTCCGGACACTCAGTCAATTGCCTCACGACTCTGTTCAGATGTAATTGTAGTCGGCCCAGAATCTTTATTAAATATGAAAGGCAAGACTTTTGGTCCACTTCCAAGCATCAAGCCTGAATCTGTCGCCTATATCGTCTTCACCTCGGGCAGTACTGGCAATCCGAAAGGAGTCGTCATTCCACACACAAGTTTCTCATCAGCCATACATCATCAAGCGGGCCTTTTGTTTAACAGAGGGTCCAGGATTTTTGACTTTGCATCACATAGTTTTGATGCTCCTATCCACAATACTCTGATGATTCTCGCGGCAGGGGGCTGCTTATGCGTGCCAAGGGATGAAGATCGAAAGGATAACCTGGCTGCCAGTATGGCGTCGTTGAGGGCCAATGTTGCCACACTTACACCATCTGTTGCTCGAACCCTGTCTCCAGAACAAGTTCCCGAGCTCAAGTCAATACTGTTTGTTGGAGAAATGCTGCATGCCACAGACGTCGCGCCCTGGTGGGGGAAGGCTGACGTGGTCAATATATATGGACCGACGGAATGCACTCCCGTCAGCACAATGAATTTCCTCTCGGCGAGGCCCCAAGATGCTCCTTGCATGGGTAGAGGAGTCGGGCTTGTGACCTGGGTTGTGGACCCAGATAATTACGATCATCTGTTGCCAGCCGGCTGCATTGGTGAACTAGTACTCGAAGGTCCCCTTGTCGGGCGCGGCTATCTAAACGACCCGGAGAGAAATGCAGCAGTGTTTATCGAAGATCCCAAATGGCTGACTCTAGGAACTTTCAGCCTGCCTGGACGGCGCGGTCGCCTCTATAAGACGGGTGATCTTGTCCGATACAACGAAGACGGAACCCTGACATGTATTGGCCGCCGGGATGCCCAAGTCAAGATCCGCGGTCAGCGAGTGGAACTAGGAGAGGTTGAGCAGCATGTAAGAGCATGCATACCAGGTGTGAAGCAGGCGGCTGCAGAGGTCATCATACCAGGAGGGCAAGGAGCCGTTCCAACACTGGCTGTGTTTGTAGCGATGGATGATGCCACATCACGGTTTCCGAGTCGGGGCCGGAACGGCGACTCACGGAGAACCCCGACCAGCACGGCCTCAAGTGGAACAAATGGAACATGCAATGGAACACTGGTGCCCCAAGTTATTGCAATATCCGCCCAGGTGGAAAATGAGCTGGCCCGGAGCTTGCCGGCCTACATGCTCCCGACCGTCTACTTCGCTCTTGAAGCCCTGCCTCTCAACAACTCGGGCAAAACCGACCGACGGCGTCTGCGTCAGCTCGGGGCCAGCTTCAGTGCCCAGcagctggccgagctgcgTACATGTAGCGATTCTCATGTCCAGAAACGCCCGCCATCTACCAGCGCGGAGCGTGAGCTTCAACGGATCTGGGCGGGCGTCCTCAACATCAATGCTGCAACCATTGGCATCGACGACAGCTTCCTCCGCCTGGGGGGTGATTCTATCACGGCCATGCAAGTTTCGGCAGCCGTCCGACTCTCTGGGGTCAGCATTTCTACCGCAGAAATTCTACAGAAGAAGACCATCGCCCTGCTAGCAGCAACTCCCTCAGCTCGCGAAATCAAGCCCGACCCGGCCGTGAATCCTACCAACACGGCCGAAACAGATGACGGCCAGCCTTTCCGGTTGAGCCCAATTCAGCAGCTGTATATGCAAGTACACGAGAACCCAACGTGCCAGCCTTTCGATCAAAGCTTTCTCCTTGAGCTGCGGGCTTCTGTATCCCTTGTGTCGGTGTTACGCTCCATTGAGGCCATTGTATCCAGACATCCAATGTTAAGAGCGCGCTTCAGCCAGACTAGCCAGGGGGCATGGCAACAGCACATCAGCAGCGATATCTTGGGCTCATTCCACGTTTGCCAGGAGCACACATCAGAATCTTCAGCTAGCAAAGCAAATGACGGCCCAATTAGCCGGTGTCGCCAAAGGCTCAATATAGAAGACGGTCCTCTGGTCGCTGCGGTGTTGTTGCAGGACACAAAGTCTCAGTCTCTCTTCATAACCATCCACCACTTGGTCGTAGATCTTGTCTCTTGGCGTATTCTGCTACAAGAACTCGAGATGCTGATAACTAAGCGTCCAATATACACGCAGGTAATAACAAGTTTTCGGACATGGTGTTCCTTGCAGGCACAATACGCAGCAAGCCAGCTTGGCCCCGGAGAAGGGCATGGGAAAAGCACAATCCAGCCATCTCCATTGTCCTACTGGGGATTCGATGTGATCCCGGCTCGCAACAGCACACTGGCAACAAGCCAATTCGTTCTCGACAAACTGTCAACCGATGCCATAATGGGTAGCTGCAATGAGGCGTTCGGCACACGGCCAGTCGAGCTTATGATAACCGCTCTTGCCTATTCTTTCAGCACTGTATTCACAGATCGGTCATCAGTCTCTATATTCAGCGAAGGACATGGGCGTGAGCCGTGGGATGACCTTGTTGACCTTTCGCACACGGTTGGTTGGTTTACAACCATATTCCCAGTGCACGTGCCTGCTTTGGGTCATGAAAATCTTCTAGATGCTACTTGTCGCACCAAGGATTTTATTAGGTCGTTTCCAAAGAACGGCTGGTCCTACTTCACATCTAAATTTGCGGATAAGAAAGCCGCAGCAGCTAACATCTCGGATTTCCCTGTTGAAGTACTGTTCAACTATGCAGGCTCGTATCAGCAGTTTGAGCGAGACGACGCCCTGTTTCGGAATATTTCCATGCCCAATGATCCAAGCACTACTTTCTCCACAGGCCTTCGCCAGCTTGCATTATTCGATATTGAGGCGCACGTGGACCGAGGGCGCTTCACCGTGAGCTGTGACTTTCCCGATAATATTCGTCATCGGGACAGGATTGAAGCCTGGGTAGAGCAATATCAGGTGACGTTGAAACAGCTTGCCAAAACATTAAAGGACCGGCCGTTCCAGTGTACTTTGTCAAATTTCCCAATGGCCTTCACTTCCTACGAAGATATAAACGAGTTTCAGCGTCGCCTCAATTCTTCATGGGGCATCACACGCGTTGAAGACATCGACGATGTGTACCCGTGCACACCATTGCAGAAGGATATGCTGAAGGCACAAAAGAAAGACTCCCGAAAGTACCGTATTGAGCTTGGCGTTACAATACGCGGCTGCCAAGACAAAGCAGTTGACTTGTTGAGGATTGAGCAGGCATGGGTTGCAGTTGTACGGCGACATTCCCTCCTTCGCACGCTGCTAGTGGACGACATCCCTGGGACCAATGAGCCTATGCATATTGTATTGAAGGATTATGTGCCGAAAATATCTCATGTAGAGGCCGCGGAAAATGTGCCCTTGCAAGCCCGACCCCGAGTCGTGGGATACCAGAAGCATGTCCCTCAACATCACCTTTCCGTCTACCAGTGCAATGGGAATGTGGCGCAGCTTCAACTGGAGATTAATCACGCCATCTGTGACGGCTATTCCATTGACCTCTTGCTTAGAGACTTCCGGTCCGCATATAACCGCACACTGGAACCCAACGGTCCATTGTTTGGAGAATACGTCAAGTACATATTCAAACAGCGACCTTGGTCAACTGAGTCGAAATTGCATGATGAAGGCAGCGACGACTTTGTGCCGTGCTTTATTCCAGTGTTGGGAGACAGCCAGGACAGGAAACACAGTAGCACATTCCGCGTTGATGTCCCCGACATGGACACCTTCAAGATACGCACCTTTTGCGCGGAATGGGAAATTACCGCTGCTACTCTCATCAAGACAGCTTGGGCAATTGTGCTATATAAATATACAGGGCTGACATCACCTTGTTTTGGCAACCTTGTCTCAAGACGGGATGCACCAGTGGCAGAAGCATCCAATATGTTCGGACCACTCATGGACCTCGTTCCGTGTCGAGTTGACCTCGACAAGGAGCAGAAAAGTGTCCTGCAGATACTGAGGAAACTAAACGCCGAATTTATCCATAGCCTATGGAATCAAACTCCGTCCGGCACGAACGTACGGCAGCGTAGCAGCAAGCCTTTTAACACTGCTATATCCTTTCAACGAGCGGCACCCGACTTGCCTCTAACGGACGATGGCCACTCCATTTTCATGTGTGATTGGCTCGATCCTGTGGAATGGGACATTTATGTCCGTGTAGAAGATTCCACGGATACGATTTCGGTGACCCTAGAGTTCTGGCAGGACAAGGCATCGCAGAATGCAGCAGTGGGTGTAGCGAAATGTCTGATCGCTGCGATTTCTTCGATTACCGCGGACCCGGATAAAAGTCTTCGGGCAATTCTATAG
- the mppJ gene encoding Phenylpyruvate C(3)-methyltransferase, with protein MGSVVIDAERSVANIFNSTVAGWAIGAAWELGILDQIKNNKQLHEETFASQQNLHIGSTKGLVASLVVVHVLERDGDVVAAGPLFDEAYRTKSLFHWLSLGSGALFSQMQCVVRNENRKGDNYYTRDTAAIAYACRDINRQHFDPAFWAAMDGLDYKFTSVVDLGCGSGERLMQILDRFPNTTAVGVDLASPALKVAAAEAAQRGYSNRLTFMEGDAREMEHQDEFKQVDLLTCFMMGHDFWPRENCIKTLKRLREVFPKVRRFLLGDATRILLNTKGSDGAVTEDTLPIFTLGFELGHEMMGVYLPTIDEWDGVFDEANWSCVRKHRIESLTLSVVFELEHA; from the coding sequence ATGGGTTCCGTTGTCATCGATGCAGAGCGTTCAGTGGCCAACATCTTCAACTCCACCGTCGCAGGCTGGGCCATAGGCGCTGCGTGGGAACTCGGAATTCTGGACCAAATCAAGAACAACAAGCAGCTGCACGAGGAGACGTTTGCGTCGCAGCAAAATCTACACATCGGATCTACAAAAGGCCTGGTAGCCTCACTGGTTGTCGTTCATGTACTAGAGCGAGAcggcgacgtcgtcgccgccggcccgcTGTTCGACGAGGCATATCGTACAAAATCGCTCTTCCACTGGCTCAGCCTGGGCTCCGGGGCGCTCTTCTCGCAGATGCAGTGCGTTGTACGCAATGAGAACCGCAAAGGGGACAACTATTACACGCGCGATACTGCCGCCATAGCGTATGCCTGCCGGGATATTAATCGCCAGCACTTTGATCCCGCATTTTGGGCGGCCATGGATGGGCTAGACTACAAGTTCACGTCCGTGGTTGACCTCGgttgcggcagcggcgagcGGCTGATGCAAATCCTTGATCGCTTTCCCAACACCACTGCCGTTGGTGTTGATCTGGCTAGTCCGGCTCTCAAGGTGGCCGCGGCCGAGGCAGCGCAACGTGGCTACAGCAATCGTCTGACCTTCATGGAGGGTGATGCTCGGGAAATGGAGCATCAAGACGAGTTTAAACAAGTAGACCTGTTGACGTGCTTCATGATGGGGCATGATTTCTGGCCCCGAGAAAATTGCATAAAGACGCTGAAGCGCTTACGCGAGGTGTTTCCGAAAGTGAGGAGGTTCCTCCTGGGGGATGCCACGAGAATATTGCTAAACACCAAGGGGTCGGATGGGGCTGTTACCGAGGATACTTTGCCGATTTTTACTTTGGGTTTTGAACTCGGCCATGAGATGATGGGAGTTTACCTTCCTACTATCGACGAATGGGACGGGGTTTTTGATGAGGCTAATTGGTCGTGTGTGAGGAAGCATCGCATAGAATCGCTGACATTATCAGTTGTATTCGAGCTAGAACATGCATGA